The sequence GAGCCCGTAATGCGCATGGGTTGGAGAACCGTGTAGGTCGTggcagagcgagaggggaaggcactgaagtggcagcagcaaggggaagaggggctCAGAGAGAGCGGAGGTAAGTGGCCCGCCCACGTATGTGCTTGATTAGCGACTGCCGTGCTTTGCTGTGTGCTGCGACGTCACCCTCGTTCCTTCTGTGCCTATTGCGCTCCGTCACTTTCACGTGGACTTCCTTGACCCATCTCTTCCTGCCTTCCTATTCTTCTCTGTCCGTGCTTTCCACCCTCCCtgtcgcccccctcccccctttcctccctccccaccactccggtgcggcggtgcgatGCCTGAAtgctgctttctctctctggttTCTTttttgggggtgggggtggggcgaggggaggggctgcttCCTTCCGCTATCTTGGAACCAATGGAATTCTTCTTACCTTccctcgcccccttctcTGTTCATGTTAGTTCAGAGTGTCATGGTAACACCGCCAACAATAGCGCGGGGAGATGAGAGGGCACGTGTGTCTTTTGGGGTGCCCTTTCTTTCTTGCTTGAATAATTCATGTATGCTTTCTCTACGTATCTTCGCTGTCCCaccgctctccctcctgccACTTCGCACCAGCGCTCTTCGGCACGGTAGCGACGCGaaggggtgggaggggcagcagccgaTGTGTGCTTTTGTTTTGCTCTTCGCTTCCCCTTGGCCTTCTGttttgtgtatgtgcgcctGTCGGCATGTGTGTATTGATTCTCCGCCTGttgctctccgcctccactgcGTGATGACCACatcaacaacagcaacaaaaccATCGCCAGGCTATTCCAGCAGAAGGAGAGTGCCGTCTTCGCTGTGCTCTTCCGGGACTTCATCACCGCGTACAAGAAGCTAATGGGCGTCCTCGGATGCGTTTCATGGACAACAATGGCTGCTCTCCACTTCAGCACATATGCAGCATCATTGACAATTGGGCGAACGTAATCGCATCAGCGTTTCTTTTCGTAGCTTTTCCCTCGCAGACCACGCTTGTATCTCGGCCGCTCTTTCCCACGTATCCAAAGCATCTCTCCTTGCCGTTTTACCTCTCGGCCGCGCCGATCGAATTCCTCCTCCCATGGCCAACTCCCCTGTACACTTCAGTGTAGGCATTACCCGGTGCTTCCTTCTTGCTTTCTGGCAAAAAGTCGCGGATCTTTTCTAGATCTGTCCCGGCCTCAGACAACTGCCCACTCGATTATACGCCGCGTCTTCACTGTTTGCTGTTCcacatcttttttttttgttgtttgcttcACATGACGACCGCCATCAAAGATGAGGCAAACTTACCCGGCATTGACGACATCCCCCCCCCGGGTGGGGTTGAAGAGCCGATGCCGCAGACTGGCTGCCATCGGCATCATCGTGCCCGTGCCACTGCAGCTGTTTCGCAAGTCCGGCACCTACACGGGCATCTTCGAATATCACCCCATTTGCATGATGCTCGCCTTTGTCATGGTGATGCCGGATGCTGTGCGAGATAGCAAGCAACTGCGTCAGGGACACCGGCGGTCGCCGCTCGAAGACAGGCCTCCACGTCACGAGATCATCATGCGCCACCAGCTGGCCTCCTTTCTGATGGagttggcggcggctggcggcTTTGCTGCGGTAGAGTACACAAAACTAAAGAAGCACTATCCGCATCTCCAGTCGTTGCACAGTATCGTGGGTACCTTCTGCGGCCTGACAATCGTGTGCCAGATAGTGCTCGGCTCCATCCTTCGCTATCTGCTGGCACCAGCGAACCCGAAGCGTCCAATAGTGCGGACGGTGCACTGTTGCGTCAGTGCAACCATCGCCgtgacggcgatgatggcgatGGCTGGAGGCTTTCTCGCCACCGAGTACGCGGAGAGGATGATTCCGCCTTCGCTGATCCGGACGGCTATTGTCCTCGCGGCTGTTGCCACCACGGTTGCCGGATTTCTCATGTAGACAGGCGCGAGGCATCGGCACGTTCGTGCAAGGACCACCCAAAGACACCGTCAATGCTGTGTGGACACCCGTgaagagagcgagctggagaagaaaaggaagggaagggggagggggaataGTAAGCAGGCAAACGTACTCAGATAGATTCGGGTAGCTCTTCTGCTCCTCTTTTTGCACGACGGCCATCACCCACTTTTCACACCTCtagccgctgcagcacttcttttttttttgtttttgtctGTGCTAGCGCGGCAAGACGAGAGGAGaagcaagagaagggaggcggCAGTGCATATGGAGGATGCAGCACTGCCCACCTTAACGGGGCGTTCGAACTTTTCTTTTCAATGCTCTCCCAAattccttttcttttttaaGCATTTCCTTTTTCTCGGCTGTTCGATCTGCAGCGCATGCGGGAGGCTTTCAagccacacccacacgcagaTGTACAGTTGGACAAGGAACGACCGGCTTGGAGAATGATAATTCATTCCTTTGATTTTTCTTATCCTCTTATATTTATTCTGAATGGCGCTCTTGTCGCCCTGATGACGAGGGACCTCTCCGTGCGTCGCATCCTCAGGGCACCAGTGGTGCCCGGTCTCTGCGGGGGAGAAGCCAGTCACCCCCTATATATCCCCTGCCGATCCCAAGCCACCTCTGGTGTTGACAGGGTCCAAGCGCTGACGGCGTAGGGAGGCCGGAGCGATGTattgctgctgatgtgggCGGTAAGGGCGTGGGTGCCGTTGCGTCAGGGCAACCTGAAGCgcgtggggtgggtggagttTAATGCCGGGGCCGTGCTCGCAGATGACTGCGTCGCCGCATTGCTGTACGTTGCGCgtgtctagcgctgctttGGACCAGGCGCATGGGgccctgtggcagggccggtCGTGGGGCAGAGTGGCGTCGAGTCTCATTTTGTACAGCAGGAACTGTGCACCTTGAAGAAAAGGGAAGTTGTTTATCTTTACCTTGTCGGTGAGAAGTGGGTAGTAGAGCCTcagaggaagggaggaggaggaaggtgAGTGGGGCGCTctgtcggtgtgcgtgtcggtCGATGCGGCCATACGCGTGCCAAGAGATACGGAACAaggcacacatgcgcaaGTGGACCGAGCACACAACGAACAGAGCTCCGCATGCATGTGCTTCTCGGAAGTGGGAAGTGCGAAGTGGTGCTGCGACTCCCTGCACGTTCTCTGTCTCCACTGCTCCTCTCTGTCGTTCCTATTCGTATGGCATGCACAAGGGCTGCCGTTGCCAggtcccttctctcttctcggGTTCGAGCGTTCATTGCGAGAACAGTGACACTTCTGCTCTGAATCGACTCTTTAAGCTGattgcccctcccctctcaccGAACTGCGACTTTCTGCTGGCTGTCCGAGACCTCTCTCAGCCGGACTagggcgtcgtcggcggtggcatcGCCGGgcccgccgtcggcgccgccttccCCTTGTTTGCCAGTGTGGCGGTGCGGGAGCGCCACGCCTGCCTTACCCAGGATACGATGTCCCGCAACAGCGGCCTCTAATACCCACCGACTCCGTCCAGGCACAGTTATGTATTGCTGGCAGCGCCGAACATTTCGGCGCCTGAAGAGGCGTTTTTCACCGCGCGTTGGCCACGCGAAAGATGTGGAAGTGCACCACCGTATGCAGTGCAGAGGAGGTAGGGCAGCGGAAGGGCCGGATCGACAAGGCGCAGAGGCTTCGAATCCCCTGCGAAATGGTGACTGCCACCAGGGGCACATACTGTGGATCCACTTGTGCATATGCGCACGCCCGCCAactccaccagcagcggtATCGCCGATGTGCGACTTGGAAGTGGCGCAGTAGGATATATGTCCGGACTTGAGCACCTGCATGCGCACTTCCATCCGAGTCACCGTTGGTAGCAGTTGCAGGCAAGTCGTGGAGTCTTGTGGCGTCGAGGCGGGATGGGCGGTCATGCGCTTCGCCGGGCTGCACAGGAACACTTTGGTGGACGATGATGGACTTCGGCAGCGCATGCCTTCGTCAGTCATCGATGCATTGCCTGTGCGCATGCAAGGGCTGCTACGCCGGATACCCTTGGCAAGTCACCACTCACCCCTCTCGCCGAACCTATGCCCTCTGCCGAGGCTTCTCGAGCGGTGCGCACACAGCGTGGCGGGCCTGGCTAGCCATGTCTGCCTCAGCCCTACGCGGTTCGTATGGGCGACCCCGGGAATGCTTGAAGTGATAGCGCATGCACTGGAAGAGGTGGTCTTGACAGCCGACATGCTGCCGTGCGGCGGTACCCGACGGCaatgcagcgcgagcgcatTTTCTCTCTGACTTCGCCGACATTTGGCCGAGACGGCGAGGCGTTAGGGAGGATGTTAGCGATCTTCTCGTCGACGCGGCCGGCCACGTCTCCGACAAGAATGCTCTCATGGAAGACGGTAGTCCGGCTCGCCGCACGAATCTTGGCGGCGTAACTGTGAATAAGTCAGTCGCGCCAAGAAGTACTCTCGAAGGTGCCGAGATGGCGGCGTGGCTGAGTGGAATCGAGTCGACTGGGCTGAACGTGAGCTCTGCCGTTGGCGATTTCGTCTCATCATCGCTGGCCCGTCCAAAGCAGTTTAGCAATCATCCAGCCACCATGGGCCGTGGGATGCTGAAGGGCCCTCCAAAATATACTACTGAGCATGCATTGCCAGTGGAAGGCAACAGCACATGTCGCCGTGTGCCCCATGTCCGGTGTCATTGAGCGTTGCGACTGCGCCACTACTATTTTCTTggtcttctttttttttcctacACCGACGGTTACTGCTCTGCACTGAACGACGTATCGCTGTCTCCGCAACGACCGCAAACTGCCCTGTACACATTTTCTGCGCTCCCGTGATGGTGGACGATCTCGCAGAGGCTTCACACTTTCGCTGCATGTTCTTGCGTCTCTTCGAGCTCCGAAAtgctgagggagagggagagagagagacgagtCACTTCatgttgcccccccccctcttttgTGAGTCAGCATCAATCGTAAAGCGGATGTGCGTTCGAGAGCGATGGCGTTGAtgacgcgcaccgccagtgtagcggtgcagctgcatgAACGTCCGTCAACATATCTGGTTCTTTTTCATAGCCGTAGTCGTCTTTTGCCTTCACGCTCTCCGTCTTTTATGCTGTTCTCCGACACACACGTGTATACAAATCCGTGCTGCTACATGTACACATGCTTTGTTTAATGCTACGACGACACCCGTAGAAAACAGCTCACCTGCGCGTTAGCAGGCTCGtactccctccccttccgtATCCTTCCGTCTTTGCTATCTcgcagatacacacacacacacacacacacacacacctttcTCGAGCACGCAGGTGTTGTTCCGTctttgtgcgtgtttgcTTGCAAACACTTTACCTGGCAGACGACAGGGAAAGAGACCTACCGAACACCTGCGACCTGGACGTGGAGGTGTACCGGCTGCTTCATTCGCTTACGCTCACGTGTGACGCCAGCGGGTGCCGGAAGAAAAggtacggcagcggcgcaggatACCCGCCCCCTGGTACTTCGCTCTTGTTGTTTGCCGCTTGCGACCTTTGTCTGTTGTGCTTTCTgtggagggcagcggcgggtctgctgccgttgtcgcCTCAACCGCCCTGGCCGTAGTTGTCCTAGCCGGCAGCGCTGATTGAGCTGTTCCCGTCCCCTCCTGTGACGGCGTTGACAAGGagaggcgtgcgtgtgtgtgtttggcaGCAcaaggcgacgccgctgcgaaACACGTGAGCGCCTTGCGCACCCTTCACGGAAGCTACTTGTTCCTTGTTGTGGTGGCCGCGCTCTTCTGCAGGATTTCTGTTTGGACTCCTCTGCGAGTGCGCACGTCCCGGCCCCTTTCGCTCGGCCTCCAAGGCTTCATCACGCACGTgtagcagcaccaccgcaggGTTTCTCTTTAGGCATTGCCTTCGGTACTGCTCTTCCTTAAGTGCCCTCTTCTGTAGTCGACCTCTCTACGCAGCACCGGTCCGTTCTCTTCCGCACTTTTCGTTTCTGCTTGCGGTACCCGAAGCGGACCCCTCTCGCTTCACGGATGGCAAGTCTTCAAGAGGCGCCCTCACCGGCTCTCCTGCCATGCTCGCTTTCGGaagtggaggcggagctgcagaagaCGCAGGAGACTCTTGTGGACGGGATCCAAGAAGAGCTCATGTGCGCCATATGCGGGTCTGTTTTTATCGACCCGCGCATTCTGGAGTGCCAGCACTGCTTCTGCCTGCGATGTCTCTACTCCACCGTGTCGCGCGATCGTACCTCGCAGATTGAAGTACCCTGCGCCTATCGTTGCGCGGTGGTGACTGTGACGCAAGGCGATATCCGCACGGTTCCGAAGAACCACTACATCACCAACACGTGTGTACTCCTGCGTCAGCAACTCGTTCGTCGATCTCGCTTGCTGGAGCGCAAACTGTTGCTcagtgcagcggcggacAAAGAACTGCCCACTCTCGCAAGGGAGATGAGGCTCGATTCAGCCGCCCTACCGCtgacggccgctgctgcatcgcctgTGGCTACAGAGGCATCTCTTTCACAAGGGTCACCCGCCACGGTGACTTCCGCCCTCCTCATGAAGGAAATCCATGCTgcgaaggagctgcacgAGTGCGAATGGTGCTCCTGCTCGTCACCCACGTGTGAGGTGTGCACATACTGCTGGAGCCGCGTCTGTGCCGAGTGTCGCGGGCAGTTTTCGGACCACCAGTACCTCTGTGTAGAGTTGCATCAACCAGGGCGACGACCCCCGGAGGGGTGGTTGCCTGGCGTGAGTactgccaccgcggccgaTACGGATCGGGGCGCCGATGCCGgtcaagagagagaagctaCAAGGATGGATtctgcgagcagcgccgcgcaggtgggagcgacagccgcagcggggGCGCAGACCCCTGACCAAGAGGCCCCGTTCCCGTACTTTATCGCACCGTTCTTTGTGCCAGTACTGGTGAAGGAGTGCCTGGTGAAGCAGCATGGCGCAACCCTGCAGCTGAGCGAGATCGACGTGACTTCCGTGACGGCCGTGCGGCTGGCAGTACCGGAGGTGGAAGTCCAGTGCCAACACCACACCACCGGCTTCGGCTTCAACTTCCGTGTTCACCCCTCCTTCAAGACGACGGAAGGGGTGGAGGTGGACTTGACAGTGCCACATTgggctgacggcggcggcaggcctAACACTaccctctctttcctcgcCAACACCGCCCGCCTGGGCGAGACCGTCTTGCAGGATCTGCGACGGCTCAGCACGATCATGAGCAAGGTGGTTCTGGAGCTGTCCAGCGCCGCACATCAAGCCTACGTGCGGCGCAACAAGGGGTTTCACATGTACGCCGTGCACGTCTGgtcgctggtgcgcgccCAATGCGTCATTGCCCGCGACGCCCTGCTGCCCCACCTCGAACGTTCTCGCTTGCTGGAGAACATCATGGGGGACTTGGTTGTGTACCAGTTCCAGCAGACGGCGAGCCatgcatcgccgccgcaaAAGCACGCCATCCGCGACAAGTGCGTCGCCTTTATGAAGGCCGAGGTGCAGCTCTGCCGACAGCTGGACCAGGTGATGGAGGGCATCGACGCGGTTTGTCGCGGCATTTACACATTGCTGGCCCGCATGTATACCGTCATGAAGGAGCTCACGCAGCCGAAGGTTCACCGAGGAGGGGAGCACAGACGCTCACGGCAGAGTCGCCAGCAGTTCAGCGTGCGGTTGTTCCGAGTACGCCAGCAGAAACACCAGGACTCATGCATGCACGACTCGCACGGCCCCGCTGCTACATCAGCCGATGgaacgacgccgtcgccgcgcacTCGCGCAGGGTTCATCCGTTCCCTTTCACggacgccgccacgcgctggCGCGGTCTCGGTCGAAGCGGAAGCACCACCATCCCCGCTTCCTCGCAGCGTTGCGGACACTGTTCCCGACCCTATCCTCAGCGATAGCCCCCGAGAGCCGGACTGCAGTTTTCGCGGGCAGGTTGCGGAGCATGGTGCGATGACGCGCACGCTTACGGAGTTGATGCTCTCCATCCTCCGGTGCTTTATGCAGGCCCGCATGTGGGAGTGGTCGCTGAGCAACACCTGCATTCGGGAGTGTGGCCTCAGTGAGGGAGACCGGCGTacgctgctggcggctgaagaggagctgcagctgatcACGGACGACCTTCTGCACAGCATGTGGTCGTACTCGCGCATGACACACATTCTCGAAGTGGAGCAGGACGCCGCCGGTCCGGCGTCCTCGCTGGATATTCTGATGGACGCTGAGACCCTTGAGCTACTGAACAGTGCGCTGGAGTGCCCCGTGTATGATCACAGTGAGGTCTTCGAGTCCCTGAAGGCCTTCTCacacctgcgcgcgcagtTTGTGGCCTCTAGCTCCGCTGTCACGATTGTGGCCCGCAATCCGGAAACACAGCAGGAGTTGCTGAGCATGATGAGCTCCGTCTTGAACACCACCATGGCGCACCAGACCACAGTGTTGCGCCTCTTAGTTGAGGCAGCCGCCTCCCTGGATGAGCACTACGCCACCTACCTGCGCACGCGTCAGATGGACCCCACCGTCGGCGAGCGGCCATCCCCGAGTGAGGACACGCTACTGGCGGTTGACGTGTTAaaactgctgcagcgccagagcGGCGAGAAGCTGGCCGACTACCTCGCCGTAATGCCGAAAACAACGGACCaccacgacgacggcagcctAAGAGGTGCTCACGCTCGACAAGGCTTTCCTCGCGCGGGCATCTTGGCGATGACACAGGGCAGCTGTCTGCCTGATGCGTCGAACGCCTCTGCTGGCGagggcgctgcgccgccgccgcactgTCCGTTTCTCGCTGACTTTTCGTTGCGTGACACAGCGCTGTTTTCGTGTCAGGTCTTCGGCGAGgctctcgtgcgcgcggcacaCGGCGAGCATCTGCAGGCCGGATCTGCCCCCGAAGGCCAACACCAAGAGCAGCGGTCTGAAGAGCAGGCGAACGATGCGGAGgttgccgcctccgcggccgctgaggtgccctctccgcctccattGGCGCCGGAGCGCTTCACGATGTCGATGGAGAGAATCGTCGCCGCACCAACCGAAGAAACGGCACCAAGGACATCACGGTCGTCTACTACATCCTTGCGAACAGTGGACGTTGACACACAGGGCAGCAGATTCGCGTTAAACACTgaagccgcggctgcggctacCCTCGCgcacgacgaggaggacagcgcTGCACGCGATGAAGACGCCCCACACCGTGAACCGCTGTTTGCGGCGGACACGGACGCGTCTGTTGTGCTTTTGACGCGAGTCTCACCGTCCGCGGCAGACGTTGACGGCATTCGGAAAGCGGCAAAGCTCTTTGGGGCTGCCTTTCAGCTGCCAGCAACCACCACATCAGtgggacggcggcggctcgtTTTGCTGCCCTTTTACCGCGGGGA is a genomic window of Leishmania infantum JPCM5 genome chromosome 30 containing:
- a CDS encoding ferric reductase transmembrane protein-like protein, with the translated sequence MRQTYPALTTSPPRVGLKSRCRRLAAIGIIVPVPLQLFRKSGTYTGIFEYHPICMMLAFVMVMPDAVRDSKQLRQGHRRSPLEDRPPRHEIIMRHQLASFLMELAAAGGFAAVEYTKLKKHYPHLQSLHSIVGTFCGLTIVCQIVLGSILRYLLAPANPKRPIVRTVHCCVSATIAVTAMMAMAGGFLATEYAERMIPPSLIRTAIVLAAVATTVAGFLM